From Methylococcus capsulatus:
GCCTCCCGGTGCCAAGCCGCATGGTCAATCATCTCTGCCTCCCAAAGAAAATTCCCGGCTCTCCCAATATCGTCCGGCTTCCGTCTCATTTTGCGGGCAACCGGCTTTCCAGCATTCGGCTGAGTAATTCGATGTCTACCGGCTTGGCCAGAAAATCGTCCATCCCGGCGGTAACATATTTGTCCCTGTCGCCGGCGGCTGAGCTGGCCGTAAGCGCAATGACCGGTATTCCGGGATCGAAGGCACCGGACTTCTCCGCCCGTATCAGCCGGGTGGCTTGGTAACCGTCCATTTCGGGCATCAGGCAGTCCATGAGCACCAGATCGTACCGCTGTTCGCCCAGGGCCCGAAGACAAGCCTCCCCGTCGCCCACCGCATCGGCGGAGTATCCTAGTTTCTTCAAAATGGCGAGCAGTAGTTTGCGGTTGATTGGACTGTCGTCAGCCACGAGGATCCTGTAAGGATCTCTCGGTACGGGAGCAATTCCTCCCGCGGCCGGCTCGGCGGCGGATCCAACTGCGCCGGGCGGTTGTTCGCCCTGACCGGTTGGAGCGGCGGCCACGGCCAACCCTCTCGGAGCCTGGCCATTTTGCCGATTCTCGTCCGTCCTGCCGAAAACCGCGGTGAACCAGAAGCGCGCCCCCTGCCCCTCCTCACTGTCGACGCCACATTCCCCTCCCATGAGCCCCGCCAGTTTCTTGCTGATGGTGAGTCCCAGACCCGTTCCGCCATATTTCCGCGTGGTCGAGCCATCCGCCTGTTCGAACGGTGAGAATATTCGGTCCCGACAGTCCGCCGGAACCCCGATCCCGGTATCCGAAACGGTGAAGCGTAGCGTCACGGCCTCCGGCATCTCCTGGTCCAGCGACACCTCAAGCGCTACTCCACCGCGCAAGGTAAACTTGACCGCATTTCCGAGCAAATTGGCGAGGACTTGGCGCAATGCGCCCGGATCACCATGCAGCCGGCGCGGCACACTGGGTTCCACTTCCCAGTGAAGAGCGAGGTTTCGGCTCAACGCCTGCGCCCGGAACAACCCAATCGCCGCAGCGATGACGTCCCGCAGTTCGAATTCGGTCGATTCGAGTTCCAGTTTTCCCGCTTCGATCTTGGACAGGTCGAGTAGATCATCGAGCATCGCCAGCAAGGTCCGGCCACTGCCGCGGATGATCTCCGCATATTCTCTCTGCGCGGCGTCCAGCCCGCCGCGTAGTAGCAGCTCCGCGGCGCTCAACATGCCATGCAAGGGCGTACGGATCTCGTGGCTCATGCGGGCCAGGAATTCGCTTTTGGCCCGGGATGCCGCCTCCGCCGCCTCCCGGGCGCGGCGCGAAATGGCTGCGATCCGCTCCTGCCGGCGGTACGACAGGAAGGACAGCACACCCGCCTCCACGACGACCGCCGCAACGGGCGAGAGGAAATCGAGCACCACACCAGCCCCGGCGAACGTTCCCACACCGAGCCCAACGAGCACCGAGACGAGCCCAACGACCCCGGACGTCGCCTGCAACGCTGGCAGACGGGCGAACATCAACGCAGTCGCCAGGCCCCAGACCAGCGTCACACCCGCGACGAAAACCTCCTGCCACGACGGCTCGCGGTAGTAAATCCGTTCCAGGACATCGTCGATGAGGACGGCGTGCACCTCGGCACCGGACAAATCCGGCGCGACGGCAGTACGGTGGCGATCGCCCAGCCCCACGGCGGACGAGCCTACCAACACGATCCGTCCGGCCAAGTCTAGCGGAGAGTACTCTTCCCGCAGAATGTCGAGGGCGGAGAGGCGCTGCTGGGCGTGACCTGCAACCCGAAAGCGCAATAGCGCCGTGCCCTGCCGATCTACCGGAACGGCCAGGGCGCCGAGATTCAGCACCGGCCCGAAGGCATCGTTCCCCACTTCGACGGCATCGGCACCGGCAACGCGCATCAGCACAGCCAGCGACAGGCTCGGGTACCACTGCCCTTCGTAGGCGTACAACAGGGGCTGGCGCCGCAGGCTGCCATCGGGATCGGTGATGGTATTGATGAATCCGTGCCCGGCAAGCCCGCTATGCACCGGGAAGGTATTGCAAAGCACACTCCTCCCTTCGGGCGGGACGATGGCGGAACGGGCGCCGCCGATCGACAGTGGAGCCAGCGGACAAGGTGGACCGACGTCGCGCAGATCGGGAGGAAAGTAGATCGAGCCAATGGTCTGGCTGGCGGCGAGGACGGCGCCAAGGTAGCCGTCGTTGTCCTCCATCCCTGGCGGCACG
This genomic window contains:
- a CDS encoding CHASE2 domain-containing protein; this encodes MAVLLLQLAGWAPWSGLDGAIFDRLLRMRLAARAESRVVIVDIDDNTLSATGQWPWPRYRVAALIKAIASARPRAIGLDILFPEPDRTSLSTLRESFRREFGLELGFSGVPPGMEDNDGYLGAVLAASQTIGSIYFPPDLRDVGPPCPLAPLSIGGARSAIVPPEGRSVLCNTFPVHSGLAGHGFINTITDPDGSLRRQPLLYAYEGQWYPSLSLAVLMRVAGADAVEVGNDAFGPVLNLGALAVPVDRQGTALLRFRVAGHAQQRLSALDILREEYSPLDLAGRIVLVGSSAVGLGDRHRTAVAPDLSGAEVHAVLIDDVLERIYYREPSWQEVFVAGVTLVWGLATALMFARLPALQATSGVVGLVSVLVGLGVGTFAGAGVVLDFLSPVAAVVVEAGVLSFLSYRRQERIAAISRRAREAAEAASRAKSEFLARMSHEIRTPLHGMLSAAELLLRGGLDAAQREYAEIIRGSGRTLLAMLDDLLDLSKIEAGKLELESTEFELRDVIAAAIGLFRAQALSRNLALHWEVEPSVPRRLHGDPGALRQVLANLLGNAVKFTLRGGVALEVSLDQEMPEAVTLRFTVSDTGIGVPADCRDRIFSPFEQADGSTTRKYGGTGLGLTISKKLAGLMGGECGVDSEEGQGARFWFTAVFGRTDENRQNGQAPRGLAVAAAPTGQGEQPPGAVGSAAEPAAGGIAPVPRDPYRILVADDSPINRKLLLAILKKLGYSADAVGDGEACLRALGEQRYDLVLMDCLMPEMDGYQATRLIRAEKSGAFDPGIPVIALTASSAAGDRDKYVTAGMDDFLAKPVDIELLSRMLESRLPAK